Part of the Bacteroidales bacterium genome is shown below.
TATCAAACTGACTTTTAGAAAAGAGCAACCATAAATAGTATAGCGTAAGGGTAAAAGTTTTACCACTTCCCGCCGATGCTTTATATACAACCAAAGGAGGCTCGGTTTTTAATCTTGGTTTTTCTTTATCCATAACCTTTTAAACTTTTTTTGAAGATGAATACCCCTCATTAATCAGAATAGGCAAAACCTTATCACGCAAATCACCTTGCAAAACAATTTCGCAATCCTTCACTGAGCCACCTGTGCCAAGTTTTGTTTTAATCACTTTTGCAAGAGCATTTGCACACTGCTCATCACCATCAAAGCCAGTCACAATGGTAACTGTTTTTCCGGAGCGGTTCTTCTTATCAATTGCCACACGCAACTTCATCTTTGCCTTGTTTGCAACCTCTTTCTCTTGCTTAACTTCACGTTCAATATCTTCAGTTGAAATTGAGTATGCTTTACCAAGCAACTCTTTCCAATCGTTAGGAGTACTCATAATCATAAAATTTATCTGAATACAAAGATAGTTACAAACGAGCGAGAAACATCAAACTTGTTTGATTGTTTTTCACAGTGAATGCAAAAAATCTTAGAGGGTTACCTCAAAGATACAAAATAATACACAACAGATATAAACATATATAAAAAAACTGCCTCAACAAAAGTCAAGGCAGTAAAAAAGTTATATTCAAATTTAGATTACAACCTTACTCCGAGCATTATCCGAAACAATTATATAAGTTCCTTTTGGTAAATAAATATTAGTTGACTCATTTACTACCATACTCTTTATCAATTGTCCTGAAATAGTAAATAT
Proteins encoded:
- a CDS encoding translation initiation factor translates to MSTPNDWKELLGKAYSISTEDIEREVKQEKEVANKAKMKLRVAIDKKNRSGKTVTIVTGFDGDEQCANALAKVIKTKLGTGGSVKDCEIVLQGDLRDKVLPILINEGYSSSKKV